The nucleotide window TGTGGATCCCCGCCGAGATGGCCGCCGAACTCGTCCCCGCCGGGACGCCCCGGGAGTGTCGCCTGCCGGTCAGCCACCTCGATCGCGGGGAGCGCGTCCGTCGCCTCCAGCTCGACGCTGGCAAGCGCGCCTACCCGCGGAACGGGAAGTGCAAGCTCACGACCGAGACGATCCGCTCGGACATCTTCGACGGCGAGGTCTCGGCGTCGAGCGTCCGGAACTACGTCGCTGACGCGGAGGCGACGCCCGGCTTTATCGCCGACCAGGAGGGCGGGACCCTTACCCTCCGGGTGAACCTGCACACGCTCCAGGCGGCGCATGCGAACGGCGATGACCCCGACGGCCTGCTCCCCCGCATCGACGCCTACTATCACGAGCGACCGGTCGAGAGCGACGCCGTCGACCGTGAGGGCGAGGACGAGGGTGAGAGCACCGCTGAGCCGGAGCCGCCGACGGACGAGGCCGAGGACGAGGCCGAGACGCGGATCACCGTGACGCAGGAGGTCCACGAGGAGATGGAGCGGCTGACCGCGGCCGTCGCGACCGACGGCGGGCGGCCGACCGTCCCCCCCGACGAACGGGAGCGTACCGGGGGGGAGGGGTGAATGTACAAGTACGAGTAGTCGTACATCCAGGCAGTCCGTCTCTCCCCGAGCCCCTGTCTAGCAGGGCGTCTTAGCGGTTCGTCCCTCCTGCCCGCCCCGTCTGGTACCTCCTCGCCCCCCACCCCCGCGTCCGCATTGTTTCCGTTGTCTCCATCGTCCGCATAACTCCAGTCGAAATTTCGACTGGAGTCGAAGCACTCGAAACGTACCCTTCCCTATCGCATGAGCAATACGAACCCTGATAGCGAGCAGCAGCTCGAGACGACTGATTTCGGTACCGACATCGCGGGCGACGAGTCCGCGCCGGCCGACGAGGCTGATACCGAGCCGGAGCTATGTGGAGAGGAAACGCGGGACGGGACGCCCTGCGAGATCCCACGTGACTCCTGCCCGCACCACCACAATCGTAACGGGTGGCCGCGACTGCTCGCCGAGCGCGAGGAGGAGATCCTCAAAGCCGCGAAAATCGGGAAAACCAAGGAGGGATGCGCCCGCTCGGCCGGCGTTTCGAAGCAGACGTTGTACGAGTGGCTTGACAGATTCCCAGACTTTGCTGACGGGTTCAAGCGCGCCCGCGCGGAGGGCGAAAATCGCCTCGTGGCGCGCACCTGGGAGCGCAAGCCCGAGTTCATCCTCGAACGGTCGTTCGGGTACACGAAGAGTGAGGAGGTGACGCACCGCCACGAGGACGCGGTCCCGATCGACGCGCCCGCGTCCGTGATCCGGATCGAGTCGTCGTCACCCGCCGAGTCGGACGGTGGCGACGACTAACCAGCCGCCCGAGGGCTCGACGCCCGTCCAGTGGTCGCTCTCGCCGTGGCAAGCCGACGTCTTCGAGAGCAACGCGCGCTTTCGGATCGTTCGGGCGGGCCGCCGAGCGGGGAAGAATATCCTCGCCGTCGCCGATCAGATCGAGTACGCCCGTGCGCCGGCGCGCTCGCCCTGGGGGGCCGACCGGCAGGCGACGTGCTGGTGGGTCGGGCCGACGTACGATCAGGCGTATCGCTACGGCTTCCTGAAGGCGCTTGAGAACCTCCCCGAGCACTGGATCGACGGGGAGCCCAAACGCTCAGAGCCCTACGAGATCCCGCTCGCGAACGGGACGACGATCGAGTACCGCACGTTCGATAAGCCGGAGTCGCTCCAGGGGGCGGGCGTCGACCATCTCGTGATCGACGAGGCTCCGTACATGCCCGGGTCGATCTGGGAGGGCGACCTCCGGCCGATGCTCCTCGATAATCAGGGGTGCGCCCTCCTCATCGGCAAACCCCTCACCCGCAACTACTTTTACCGACTCGATAAGCGGGGGGACTCCGACTCACCGGAGCACGCGGACTATGCCTCGTGGCACGCCACCTCGTACGATAACCCCACGATCCCCGATTCGGAGATCGATTCCGAGCGGGGGTCAACGTCCGAGCGGGCGTTTCGGCGAGAGTACCTCGCGGAGTATATCGACGACGCGGGGGGCGTGTTCAAGCGCGTTCGCGAGCGGATCGTCGACGAGTACGCGCTCGACGACGTCGAGGGGAGCGGCCCGTACGCGACGGGCGTGGACTTCGCTCGTCACCAGGATTGGACGGTGATCCACGTGCTCGACGCTGACGGCGTCACGGTCCACCACGAGCGCCTGCGAGACGTCGCGTGGCCGCAGATCCAGCAGGCGGTTGAGACCGCGCACGAGGCGTATCCGGGCCCGGTGGCGGTGGACGCCACGCGGGATAACAAGATCGTCGCGGACCTGGAGGCGAGCGGCCTGGACGTCGAGCCGGTCACCTTCACGCCGAAGACGAAGCGCGAACTGGTCGAGAATCTCGTGACGCACGTCGAGCAGGAGGCGGTGACGATCCCCGATCTCCCCGTCCTCGTCTCCGAACTCGAACTGTTCGAGTACGATGTTACCGCTGCCGGTAACGTTCGGTATAGCGCGCCGGAGGGCGAGCACGACGACTGCGTGGACGCGTTCGCGCTGGCGGCGCACGCGTGGCGTGAGAGCCAGCGGTCGATCCGGCGGGCCACTCGGTCCACGACCGCCCGGAAACGCTCCCGGCGGTCCGTCCGGCGCTCCTCGCGCTCCAGCGAGGCCGACTGATTCACTCATTGACGATGTCACGATTCAATACGCAAATTCGAGAAGCACTAGCGACAGCGAGCGACCTCGTTGACCGCGGGCGGGCTGTCGTCCCGCGGACGGGGACGCGCCGCTCGGGGGCGTATCACCGCCGCCGGGTAGCCGACCGCACCCCGCCCCCGCGCGGGGAGATCGAGCGCTACTGGCGGCAGTATCGCTCGGTGCCGCTGCTCCGCGCGCCGATCAACCAATTCGCCGACGACGTCGTCGAGCACGGCTACCGCGTTACCGCTGACGATAACGACACGCAGGCGTTTCTGGAGGAGTGGTGTGCGTCCGCCGCCGTCTTGAACGGCGAGCGGGGGCGTGACCTCGGCGACCTCCTCCACCAGGTCCCCAAACAGGCGAAAGCGAAGGGGAGCGCGCTGATCGAGCACGCTCCGCTCGATACTGACCCGGAGACGATCGGCGGGCTCGCACTCATCGCCCCGGAGACGATCACGTACTATACCCGCCCGGATATGGACCTCCTCGTCCAGCCGGACGACACGGACCTTGAGCACGTCAAGCTCACCGAGGACGGCGAGGCGGCCGCCTACGTCCAGTATGACACGCGCCACTACTCAGGCGACGAAACCGAGAATCGCCTGACTGCGGACGATGTGACGAAGATCGTTAACGATCCCGACGTGGGCGATATCTTCGGGCTGTCGGCGATCGAGCCGGTCTCGCCGCGCGTCGAGGGCGTCCGCAAGAAGCTCCAGGATAACGAGCAGGCGATCGAGAGCATGGCTTACGGGCAGTGGTTCTTTGCGTTCAAGCCGACCGTTGTGGACGATACGCTCGTCGAGTGGGACGAGGATGCGATCGACGACGTGATGGACGAGATCGAGGACGTCCGCCCGGGCGACCAGATCGGCCTCGACGGCGATATCGACGTAACCAACGTCCCCGGCGAGGTCGCCGATATCCTCGGTAACCTCGAATTCGACGTCAATTACATCCTGAGTGCGATGCCCGCGCCGACGTACGCCGTTGGCTTCGAAGAAAACATCAATCAGTTCGTGGTTGATGGGCAGGAGACGCGTCACGAGACGCGCGTCGAGCAGTTCCGTCAGCGCCTCGCGGCGGCGCTGACGCCCGTGCTCCGGACGGTCGCCGAACAGCACGGGTACGACCCGGCGGGTGTCCGCCTCGCGCTTGAGCCGGCGGAGGAGACCTCGCCGGTACTCGCGCTCACGGACGAGGAGATGGACCGCCTCCAGCAGTACGCCGACGCGGTCGAGAAGCTATCGGGGGCGGCCGATCCGTCGGTCCTCGTCGACCAGGAGACGCTGCTCGACCTCGTCCTCCAGCTGCCGAAGGACGCCGCCGCATCGGACCTCGCCGACGTCGACGCACTCGATCTCCCCACGCTCGACGGTGCAGGTGCGGATGCGGGTGAGGGAGCCAGTGCCAGCGCCAGCGCCGAGGAGACTGACGCGCCGGCACAGGGCGACGCCCCGGCGGACGACTGAGCATGTCCGCCTCCGTCGCCTCCCGGGCCGACCCGACCCGGACGAAGACCGTCCGGCAGACGTTCGCCGAGCGCCTCCGCGGGGAGTACGACGCGATAATCGCACAGGTCCGCCAGGACGTCGGTGAGCGTGACGTCTTCGGCGTCGAGACGGCGGCGACGGAGGCACTCGCGACGCCGACGCCGCTCCCCCCGCTCCGGTCGGCCCGTCGCGATGCGCAGATCGACCGCTACGTTGAGTGGCTGCGCGAGCAGCAGCGGACCGGGCCGCTCGCGGTCGTCACTGGCGCGGGCGTCCTCTCCTACCTCCGGTCGGCCTACCGGGCGGCGATCCGGCAGGCCGACGCGCAACTCCGCCAGGCCGGGTATGACGCGCCCACCCGCGAGGAGCGCGACGACGCGGCCCTCCTCGCCCGTGAGCCCCATCGGGAGGCGCTCGCCGAGCACGCCGCCCGGACGCGGCGCGAACTCGCGGGGGTGGCGCGGGCGGTCGAGCAGCAGAGCCAGCGGGAGCTGTCCGAGGCGCTCCGTTCCCCGACGACCGCCGAGGCGCTCGCCGCGGTGGCGATCGACCGTCTCGCCGCGGTAGGTAAGACGCGGGCGACAACCACCGCCGTCACGGAGCCCGTCCGCGCGCACGCCGACGCGACGCTCACTCGCTTTGCGGAGTTCGACGTCTCGGTGGTCCAGCAGCACGCGGAGTACCAGACGGCGGGCGACGCCGCCGTGTGTCCGGACTGTGCGGCGCTCCACGGCGCGCGCATGTCGATCGAGGAGGCGCGGGGGATCATCCCCCAGCACCCTCGGTGTCGCTGCCGGTGGTCGCTCGTCGAGACGCGCACGCCTGTCCGGGGCTAATCCCCCCACTCCCTCCCTCGATTACTGCCATCTAATCTAAGCTAACACCGCGTGTCCGCGGACCGCGCACGGACCGACAGACCACGCCCGGCGAGGCGTCACTCGCCACCCTCACCGTCCCACTCCATGACGAACCAGACCGAGAGCCGTATCGCCGGCGGTCCGGCGATCCTCGCCGCCGGCCAGCCGACGCCCGCCCCCGACAACACCGAGCAGGGGCCGTGGACGATCCACGGCCTCGCACTCCCCGCAGACGCCGTCACGTACGGTCAGAGCCACGAACGGACGTACTGGCCGGCGGACGTGGTCGAGGCGGCGACGGAGGCCCTCCGTGAGGCGCACGTCGTCCGCGGGCATCCCGACGAGGTCGGACTCTCCGATATCGTCGGGCAGGTGACGGACGTCCGCTTTATCGAGGGGCTCGGCCTCGCCTACGAGGCGGCGGTCGACGATCCCGACGTCGCCAAGCAGGCCGAGCGGGGGCGCGTCGACGCCTCGCCGTATCTCTATCGGGTACTCGGCGACCACGACGAGGCGCGCGATGCGCGCGTCGCGACGGAGATCTTGGACGTGCGCGATCTCGGGATCGTCCCGAACGGGGCGGCTCCGGGGACGGGCGTCCAGAGCGGGCCGCACCCGGAGTTTGCGGGTGTCTCAGCCTCAGCGTCGGGGTCGGGACCGGGATCGACTACCGCCAGCGAGGCGGCGGTCGAGGTCGAGGAGGCGCTCTCGCAGGCGTTCGGTGGGGGTGCAGGCGGCATTCTTGACGAACCTATGACGAACGATACTGATGGGACGCCGGAGGCTATCGAGGCCCTGGAGTCCCGCGTTGAGCAGCTCGAACAGGATAACGAACAGCTCCGCGAGGAGAACGCGACGGCGCGCGAGATCTACGCCGAGGCGCTCTCCGAGCACTCCCCGTTCGATACGGAGACGCTGACCGCGAAGTTCGATCTCGGCGAGCTTCGCGAGCGGGTCGAGGCGACCGAGGAGGCGGACGTGACGCCGCAGGTCTCCCCACGGACGTCCTCGCCCTCGCCCTCGCCCGATGCGTCCGGTTCTGAGGGCGATGGGACGGCGGGTATCGAGGCGCTCTCTGCGGCCGAGCAGGAGCGTCTGGAGACGCTAGAGCAGCGCCGCGACCTCTTCCGCGGGCGGCCGGGCATGGCCGACCACGTCGAGCAGATCGAGACCGAGATTGCGGACCTCCGAGGTGACAACTAATGGCAGACGTTCAAGCAGGCGAACAGAAGTACGCGGCTGGACAGACGGTCCCCTACGAACTGGGCGAGGCAGCGGTAGGTGGCGAGGCGGTGGCGATCTCGGGCGGAGCGCTCGTCAAGACGACCGGGAGCAACGGGTTCATTGGCGTGCTCGCCACTGACGGGGCGAGCGTTGGCGATCGCGTCGCGGTCCACCTCCAGGGGGTCGTCCGCGTCGCGGTGACGAGTGGCGTCACGGCGGGCGATGCGCTCGTCCCGTCGACGGGGACGGCCGGGGCGCTCACCGGCGAGAGTGACGGTGCCGGCGGGACGCTCCCCGCCGGTCCCGGTGACCTCGCCGCCCTCACCGATGCCGATGCCGACGGCTACGCGCTTGTCAAGCTCTCCTAATCGCCCTCTCTTCCCCTGAAAATCAATGACTACGAAAGTCTCAGACGTCGTTACGGTAGAGTCCGTCCGCGCTATGGCCGAGGCGCAGACCGAAGCAACCTACGGGTTCCGGCAGGCCTTCCGGAGCCACGACGGCTCGAACGCCGGCCCCTCGATGAAGTTCCCCCTCCGCGAGGAGGATTTCGAGGGCGATATGGTCGAGATCCCCGAGGGGTCGGAGTACCCCCGGGCGTCGATGTCCTACGGCGAGGTCGAGGCCGTCTATACCAAGTACGGCTTCGAGTTCCCCATCTCGGACGAGGCGGTCGCCGACGGCGTCCTCCCGATCCGGATGGACGCCATGAGCGAGATGATGCGCGAGGAGGCGCGTCGCCTCGACCAGATCGCGTACAACGTCGTCGCCGCGCAGAACAACGCCGCGACGGGCGGGAACGCCGACGGCGTCCTCACGTTCGACGAGCTGGTGGACGCGCGGGCGGAGCACCGCTCGCAGGAGTTCGATCCCGATCTCCTGCTCGTCGAGGCGCTCGGTGCCGCCGATATCCTCAAAGACGACACGTTCAAGCTGCGGGATACCCCGGTCGGTGACCGCGCCGTTACCAACGGCTTCATCGGGAGCGTCGCGGGCGTCGATATCTTCGAAGCGAACTCGACGCCACTCGGGGCGCACGACGCCTACCTCGTGGACACCTCCCTCTACGGCTACGAGTCGTCGAAAGAAGGCGAGAACGGTGTGTCGTCCTACCGCGAGGAGTCGAACGACCAGGAGGTCTACAAGATCAAGGATCGGTTGGACTGGGTGGCGACCAACCCGGACGCCGCGCTCTACATCGACGGGTGACGTAACCGATGCCCTTCGATAGCGGTGTCACCCCGGAGGAGGTGCGCCGGGCGATCGGGCTTGAGCCGACGGGGAGCGATGCGCTGGACGACGTCACGGCGGTCATGTTCATCGCGGATGCGGAGGCGACCGTCGCGGTGCGTGCCGCCCCGACCGCGGCGGACGACCTCAAGGCGGCGGCGGTGCGGGCGGTGGCGGCCTCGCGGGCGTTCGCCTCGGTAGATGAGGCGTGGGTCGCCGAGCAGTCGGAGATGGACGTGAGCGAGCGGTCTGACGTCCGCGATCGAGCGCAGGCCCTCCGCGATGCGGCCGAGGAGGCACTCGCGGACGTCTCTCGGCGGTCGCCGGGGTATGTTCGCCGGGTCAACCCCGGGGGCTAACCCGCCAGGAGCGGGGTGCTCGAGCGTGTGCCGTGCCCTCCCGTAGAGTGCCGTGCCGTCCCCCGCGCTCCCCCGCGTCGCGGACGATATCCGCATAACACATTCAGACGATACCGAAAACTTAAGTAGTGCGCGTGAGAGTGTCTCACTGCGGGCTGGATCCAAGCGAGCCGGGCGTTTATCAACGTAGGTCGACGGCCGGCTCGGGGTAAATGGCACAGTCCGCGCACAGTGGCCTCGGATGGAGGGGCCGCTGGTCATCTGACATTGGGAGGCGTCTGCACCCGCATTCGTCTTTCACTCCGTCTTTCACGTTTGTGGTCGGGCGCTCGGGGGTCGAGGACGTCCCCGGTCCGCCCCTGAGCGCTTCCTAGCGGTACCATCAGTATGTCACGAGAGACGCCATCAGACGAGCAGTCAGCACCAGCACCGGACGACTCGGCCGACGCGAGCGGTGATGAGTGGATCCCCGTCCACGATTACGATGCGGCGGTACATCGCGCCTGGCGGGCGCACCTCCGCGCCCTCTACGATAAGAGCGAGCCGATGCCGACCGTCGAGATGACCGCGCGCGCCCTCGCGGACGCCCTCGACCGCGCGGGGAAGCGCGGCTGATGCGCGACGTCGCCCGCGTGCGATACACCGTATGTCGATATATCGATCCGGTCACGTGAGGCGCGTCTGCCGTGCGTCTGACGTACTCCTAAGCGGACACGCGCACATCCCGCGTGACATGCAGCAGATTACGGTCCGCCTCCCGGAGCGAACACTCGCCGAGGTCGACCGGGAGGCGGCGAAGGCGGGTGCCTCCCGCTCTGAATACATTCGGGAGGTGCTTGCCTCCCGGGACGACTCGCCCGAACACGAGCAGGAGGTGGAGGGATTACGCACCGAAGTCGACCGCCTCCGCCGGCAACTCGCCGCCGCGAACTCGCGCATCGACGCCTCGAACGAGTTAGTCCGCGCGGTCGAGCGTGAGCAGTCACTCGCCGAACGGAAGGCACAGGCGGGGCTCGTCACCCGGGCGAAGTGGTGGCTGACCGGGATGCCCTCGTCGTCGTCGGAGGCGGCGCGCGTCACGGAGCCGGAGGCGGATCCGGAACCGACGGCCTCCGGACGCACGCGAACGCGACGGTAGCGCTCAGTACTCGCCTAGCGGTGCGCCTCGTCGATCTCGTCCGCGAGGTACTCGTTCAACATGGGGAAGTACCCGAACCGCCACCCGGTGCGGCCGACGAACAGGCCGACGCCGGGATCCCACCGGGTAAACTCCCCGCGGGCGAAGGCGTGCTCCTCCTCGTCCTTGGTCTCCCGGCGCGTCGTAACGTTCCAGTCGCCGCCGCTTTTCTCGACGTGGCGGGTGTAGGTCTTGAACTCCGTGCCGACTGCGGCCCGGGCGTAGTCGATCGAGGCGTCGTCACCGAGGCGCAGGATCACGCGCGACACCAACCCCGAGAGGATGGACGTCCCGCGTTCCTTCCCGTAGTTCGCGAAGAGCTGGCTCACCGACTGGAGGGTGAGGAGGACCTGGACCTGCTGGCCGCGGCCGAGGTTCACGAGGTCGTCGAGGCGGCGGAGTCCGGGGATGCGCGTCACCTCGTCGAGGACGAAGTACGCCCCCCGAGTGGCGTCATCAAGCGCGTGCATCGCCGCGTGATCCACCAGGAACCGGAAGACAGGCGCGACGGTCTGGCCCTGCCGTTGCGGGAAATCAAGGACGAGCACGCGTCCCTGTGGATCCGCCATGTACTCGCGGATGGAGATCTCGGCGTCGTCGGTGTGAGCCCCAGCCTCGCCCGCGAAGTCGCCGACGAACACCTCGCCGACGCGCTGCTGAACCGTAGCGAACACGCCGACGGACTGCCGGGAGCCGTCGGGATCGAGCGCGGACGTCGCCGCCGCCATGTCGCCGTACTCCGAGAGCGCCTCATACAGGTCCTCGCGTGAGAACTCGCGGAAGGTCCGGGCGAGGAGCGCGTTCGACAGCGTGACGTCGGGATCGTCGCGGTACTCCCGGTCGAGCGCCGTGCACGTCGCCCGGAAGACGTCACGCGCGGCCTGCTCGAAGAACCGCGAACTGCCGTCGCCGTCGGCGGGGAAGAGCGCCCGGGCCAGCTCGCGGTAGTCCCGGTCGTCCTCGATCTCCTCGAACACGTTCCACGTGTGGGTGGACCCCGACGCGGAGAGGCGGATCACGGCGTCCTCGCCGACGACCTCGCGGAGAAAGTCCTGGTAGTCAGTTTTGTAGTCGAAGACGACGACAGGCTCGCCGAGGAGGCGGTCGTCGGTGAGCTGCCAGGCGAGTGTCTTGCCCACCTCAGTCTTGCCGGAGCCGGTGGTCCCGAGTGCGAGCATACTGGTGGGCCGCTCGATCGTCGCCGCCGTGAGGCCGACGACCCCGCCGACGAGCGGGAGGCGGCGGAGGCGGTCGAGGACGTCACCGGTCCGCCCGCCCGTCTTCGAGACCGCCATCGGGAGGACGAACCCCTGGCGAGCCGCCCGAGCGAACGACCACCGGCGGAGGCGGTCCTGTGCGAGCGCGCGGAGGCGTCGCCACCCGAGGACGAGCCCGACGATGAGGAGACACCACAGGGCGGCTCCGAGGCCCCACGCGGCGAAGACGACGACGGGGAGCGCCCCCAGGAGGGCGCGGCGCTGGGGCTGTGAGAGACGCCACCAGCGCTCGCGCAGCCGGGGTTTGAGTCGCGTCCCCAACCCAAAGTCAGATACGGTCACACCGAGATAGCCGAGTGCCGCGACGGTGAGCACGGTCGAGGCGAGGTCTGCAACGAGTTCCATCATCTCCGTCAGATCCCCCGCCCGCGGTCGTGCTCCGACTCGCGGCCTTGCTCTCGCGTGTACTCGGTGGTCTGTTCGGCCTGCTGCTGCTGTCGTTCCGCCCGGAGGAGCGCCGCGTCGAGCGCGTCGGCCCCCCGGTCGGGGTCACTCGTATTCATGTCGTGTGTCACTGCTTGCTGGTGTTGCTGCTGTTCTGGTGCTCGGGTCGTACGCTCTGGCCGGTGACGAGCGACGTCTCGCCGGAGGGTGTGCTCACGCCCCCGCTCGACGAAGTGCTCATCCGCGCGAGCACGCGTCTCGCGAATATCGTTCAGGTCCATGTAGAGCGAGTTCTGCGACCCGGCGATCGCGACGTGCACGTGCGGGTGCTCCGTATCGCGGTGGATCCCGTACGCATACACCGTGTTCGGCCGGTCGGCGAGGAACTCACGCATGGTCTGACGCGTCCGGAGCGAGAGCTCGCGATCGGAGAGCCGGTCACCGTTTTCCGGCGAGATAATGAAATCCCGCGTGAACTCGTGGCGCTCTGAGTGTGCGAGCATCGCCGCGCGCTCCTGGTCGGTCAGGGGTTCGCCCCGGTGGTTCCGGAGGTCATCACGGGCGTCGCGCTCAATGTAGGCGAGGAGATCGCCACAGCCCGCGTGGCGATGCGACGTCTGAAAGAACGTCGTCACGACCCGTCACCTCCCCCCTGACCGCCTGAATCGGTCTCGCGGAGCGCGCCGAAGCCCGTCCCTTCGCCCTCGACCGCGTCGGGATCGTGGCCCTCACCCTCGTCGCCAGTGTCCACGTCCGCAGGGTGGAGGTCAGGGTGCTCCTCGACGGGGATGCGAAGCCGCCGCGCCGCCGTCGAGAGTGCCTCTCGGCGCTCCGTGTCGGGATGCTCCTGCTTCAGAAGCTCCCACAGGGCGATTGCGTACACGTTCCCCCGGGCGGAGAGATCGCGGACGTCGTCGGCCACCGCGACGAGTTCGTCACGGCCGTCGGCGAGCAGCTGCTCGATGTGCCGCTCCGCCTCGCTCTCCTCGATGAGGCGCTCTGCGGCCTCGCTCTGGCGTTGCTTCTGGACGAGGCGGTAGAGGTACTCCGACACCGAGAGGTCGCGCTCGTCGGCCTCCTCTTCGATCTGGCCCTTCTCGCCCTTCCCGACGTAGAGCGTGAGTCGTTGGTCACGCGCCACGCCGTCCCTCCGGCCGTCGTCGAGAGCGAGGGTCAGTCGGCCGGCTATCGTCGGTGGGATTCGCCCTTCCACGTGCGGCGGCGGTGGCGGTCCGGGAGGGGGCAAGTTTAAAAACCACCGTACCCGGTGGCGAATCCGGCTGTCGTCGTCTGGTTTTCATCTGTGGTGCGACCACCACACATCTGTTACACCCTCCGAGGCATATACCTGATGCGTGAGGTGAAAGTAAACGCTGACTGACG belongs to Halomarina pelagica and includes:
- a CDS encoding ribbon-helix-helix domain-containing protein; its protein translation is MQQITVRLPERTLAEVDREAAKAGASRSEYIREVLASRDDSPEHEQEVEGLRTEVDRLRRQLAAANSRIDASNELVRAVEREQSLAERKAQAGLVTRAKWWLTGMPSSSSEAARVTEPEADPEPTASGRTRTRR
- a CDS encoding terminase large subunit, whose protein sequence is MATTNQPPEGSTPVQWSLSPWQADVFESNARFRIVRAGRRAGKNILAVADQIEYARAPARSPWGADRQATCWWVGPTYDQAYRYGFLKALENLPEHWIDGEPKRSEPYEIPLANGTTIEYRTFDKPESLQGAGVDHLVIDEAPYMPGSIWEGDLRPMLLDNQGCALLIGKPLTRNYFYRLDKRGDSDSPEHADYASWHATSYDNPTIPDSEIDSERGSTSERAFRREYLAEYIDDAGGVFKRVRERIVDEYALDDVEGSGPYATGVDFARHQDWTVIHVLDADGVTVHHERLRDVAWPQIQQAVETAHEAYPGPVAVDATRDNKIVADLEASGLDVEPVTFTPKTKRELVENLVTHVEQEAVTIPDLPVLVSELELFEYDVTAAGNVRYSAPEGEHDDCVDAFALAAHAWRESQRSIRRATRSTTARKRSRRSVRRSSRSSEAD
- a CDS encoding phage major capsid protein; translated protein: MAEAQTEATYGFRQAFRSHDGSNAGPSMKFPLREEDFEGDMVEIPEGSEYPRASMSYGEVEAVYTKYGFEFPISDEAVADGVLPIRMDAMSEMMREEARRLDQIAYNVVAAQNNAATGGNADGVLTFDELVDARAEHRSQEFDPDLLLVEALGAADILKDDTFKLRDTPVGDRAVTNGFIGSVAGVDIFEANSTPLGAHDAYLVDTSLYGYESSKEGENGVSSYREESNDQEVYKIKDRLDWVATNPDAALYIDG
- a CDS encoding type IV secretory system conjugative DNA transfer family protein, translating into MELVADLASTVLTVAALGYLGVTVSDFGLGTRLKPRLRERWWRLSQPQRRALLGALPVVVFAAWGLGAALWCLLIVGLVLGWRRLRALAQDRLRRWSFARAARQGFVLPMAVSKTGGRTGDVLDRLRRLPLVGGVVGLTAATIERPTSMLALGTTGSGKTEVGKTLAWQLTDDRLLGEPVVVFDYKTDYQDFLREVVGEDAVIRLSASGSTHTWNVFEEIEDDRDYRELARALFPADGDGSSRFFEQAARDVFRATCTALDREYRDDPDVTLSNALLARTFREFSREDLYEALSEYGDMAAATSALDPDGSRQSVGVFATVQQRVGEVFVGDFAGEAGAHTDDAEISIREYMADPQGRVLVLDFPQRQGQTVAPVFRFLVDHAAMHALDDATRGAYFVLDEVTRIPGLRRLDDLVNLGRGQQVQVLLTLQSVSQLFANYGKERGTSILSGLVSRVILRLGDDASIDYARAAVGTEFKTYTRHVEKSGGDWNVTTRRETKDEEEHAFARGEFTRWDPGVGLFVGRTGWRFGYFPMLNEYLADEIDEAHR
- a CDS encoding bZIP transcription factor, with the translated sequence MTNQTESRIAGGPAILAAGQPTPAPDNTEQGPWTIHGLALPADAVTYGQSHERTYWPADVVEAATEALREAHVVRGHPDEVGLSDIVGQVTDVRFIEGLGLAYEAAVDDPDVAKQAERGRVDASPYLYRVLGDHDEARDARVATEILDVRDLGIVPNGAAPGTGVQSGPHPEFAGVSASASGSGPGSTTASEAAVEVEEALSQAFGGGAGGILDEPMTNDTDGTPEAIEALESRVEQLEQDNEQLREENATAREIYAEALSEHSPFDTETLTAKFDLGELRERVEATEEADVTPQVSPRTSSPSPSPDASGSEGDGTAGIEALSAAEQERLETLEQRRDLFRGRPGMADHVEQIETEIADLRGDN
- a CDS encoding phage minor head protein, producing the protein MSASVASRADPTRTKTVRQTFAERLRGEYDAIIAQVRQDVGERDVFGVETAATEALATPTPLPPLRSARRDAQIDRYVEWLREQQRTGPLAVVTGAGVLSYLRSAYRAAIRQADAQLRQAGYDAPTREERDDAALLAREPHREALAEHAARTRRELAGVARAVEQQSQRELSEALRSPTTAEALAAVAIDRLAAVGKTRATTTAVTEPVRAHADATLTRFAEFDVSVVQQHAEYQTAGDAAVCPDCAALHGARMSIEEARGIIPQHPRCRCRWSLVETRTPVRG
- a CDS encoding relaxase/mobilization nuclease domain-containing protein; translated protein: MTTFFQTSHRHAGCGDLLAYIERDARDDLRNHRGEPLTDQERAAMLAHSERHEFTRDFIISPENGDRLSDRELSLRTRQTMREFLADRPNTVYAYGIHRDTEHPHVHVAIAGSQNSLYMDLNDIRETRARADEHFVERGREHTLRRDVARHRPERTTRAPEQQQHQQAVTHDMNTSDPDRGADALDAALLRAERQQQQAEQTTEYTREQGRESEHDRGRGI